The Podospora pseudocomata strain CBS 415.72m chromosome 3, whole genome shotgun sequence genome window below encodes:
- a CDS encoding hypothetical protein (EggNog:ENOG503NYKY): protein MTETATASHGRSGRRRPFSTLMKKLANLKSSSNGEGHRHTKDSAKLRPSKNNNPYPESGRLPPATTNRESQYTESTDPSRRSFSIVSGDQNASVRISDEGQPPPTVGARSMAPTVSTEHDTSRSMTATSRGVPSITNTTYTVNGRRGGDSTFSSPAPSVRSLTTTLTTIQTAAPNTAGGGAQNTTPASNGNQSNSHIIHFNQPFPTASPASAIPAHLATAGANSTTGHPTTYHTATANNLLTDNASILTLASSSKRGRRRSFDTDASVRALAPSSLWGGSRESLPLSVLSANLENPGIPTTPGLHRTGTGGVGGERASIYSATTGNFGVSSERNSFYAKQGLGSVVGGDRDTASVRSGLLGHGRAESINGSIGFGRGDSAVAAAPSPLTSAREVQGYVEEEGGSGSAGAGTTKE, encoded by the exons ATGACGGAGACTGCGACTGCTTCTCATG GTCGATCAGGTCGACGACGGCCGTTCTCCACGTTGATGAAGAAACTGGCCAACCTGAAATCTTCCTCCAATGGTGAGGGTCACCGACACACCAAAGACAGCGCAAAGCTGCGCCCAtccaagaacaacaacccatACCCCGAGTCCGGTCGCCTTCCGCCTGCTACCACGAATAGAGAGAGCCAGTACACAGAATCCACGGATCCTAGCAGAAGATCATTCAGCATTGTGTCGGGCGATCAAAATGCTTCAGTCAGAATATCCGACGAGgggcaaccaccacccacagtGGGAGCTCGCTCCATGGCGCCAACCGTATCGACCGAGCACGACACATCACGATCAATGACGGCGACGTCGCGCGGAGTACCATCAATCACCAACACAACCTACACCGTGAACGGCCGGCGAGGCGGCGATAGCACCTTCTCATCCCCGGCGCCTTCCGTCAGGTCCTTAACCACAACCCTCACAACAATCCAAACCGCGGCGCCAAACACGGCCGGCGGTGGCGCCCAAAACACAACCCCAGCCAGCAACGGCAACCAATCCAACTCGCACATCATTCACTTCAACCAGCCCTTTCCGaccgcctcccccgcctccgcTATCCCCGCCCACCTCGCAACCGCCGGCGCCAATTCCACCACGGGCCACCCGACAACCTATCACACCGCCACAGCTAACAACCTCCTTACCGACAACGCTTCCATCCTCACActtgcctcctcctccaagcgcGGCCGCCGCCGTTCATTCGACACAGACGCCTCGGTGCGGGCGCTGGCTCCTTCGTCTCTGTGGGGAGGAAGCAGGGAATCCCTGCCATTGAGCGTGCTAAGCGCCAACTTGGAAAATCCCggcatccccaccaccccgggGCTCCACAGGACGGGGACCGGTGGGGTCGGAGGTGAGCGGGCGAGCATCTACAGTGCCACGACGGGGAATTTCGGGGTGAGCAGTGAGAGGAATAGCTTTTATGCGAAGCAGGGCCTTGGGagtgtggttggtggtgataggGATACTGCCAGTGTGAGGAGCGGGCTGTTGGGACatgggagggcggagagtATCAATGGGAGtattgggtttgggaggggggatagTGCTGTGGCCGCGGCACCGAGTCCGTTGACGAGTGCGAGGGAGGTGCAGGGgtatgttgaggaggagggggggagtgggagtgcTGGCGCTGGGACTACCAAGGAGTAA
- a CDS encoding hypothetical protein (COG:E; EggNog:ENOG503NWGQ) has translation MSPATIRLGTASPSTQASTPETIAQLEQIARRAASKKIDILLLPEAYIGGYPRGTHFGCVIGSRTAEGREEYLRYFQNAVDLGDTVGDGAGAGEAWIKRALPGDAVPGSNENSKEPAANKRGDGTREQLERIARETGVFIVTGLIEKTGGSMYCSVVYVCPKQGIIGKRRKVMPTGTERLVWAQGSPATLRAVSTTIRGVRINLGAAICWENYMPLVRQSLYSQNINLYLAPTADGRDTWLSLMRTVAIEGRCFVISSNMAVPPPSIPQQIPNSHPDSSSAILTEEPDHENPHDDHTPIFSDHHPSPFAPKHHSNRRASCLTEEGFEIALPRSKSPSTPTTTTTTRRATPSPTRTTTSTVNTLSPSSKRRTSVFDKDGNEIVLCCKKPSHVTNSQTQPMVPPAPKLTNSSSGEWVSRGGSSIISPFGEVLSGPQWEDNTSLICTDVDFEDCIRGRLDLDTAGSYSRNDSFEFGVRGLDLSPLPY, from the exons ATGTCGCCCGCTACCATTCGCCTCGGCACAGCTTCTCCCAGCACACAAGCTAGCACTCCCGAAACCATTGCTCAGCTGGAACAGATCGCCCGTCGTGCCGCATCGAAAAAGATTGACATTCTCCTGCTCCCGGAAGCTTACATCGGAGGATACCCTCGCGGAACGCACTTTGGCTGTGTCATTGGCTCGCGCACAGCCGAGGGCAGAGAAGAATATCTCCGATACTTCCAAAACGCCGTTGACTTGGGTGATaccgttggtgatggagccGGTGCTGGGGAAGCATGGATCAAACGTGCCTTGCCGGGAGATGCTGTCCCCGGGTCGAACGAGAACAGCAAGGAGCCTGCTGCGAACAAACGGGGTGATGGCACCAGGGAACAACTCGAGAGAATTGCTCGTGAAACCGGAGTATTCATTGTCACTGGCCTGATAGAAAAGACCGGAGGGTCCATGTATTGCTCGGTTGTATATGTTTGCCCAAAGCAAGGAATCATCGGCAAGCGCAGAAAGGTCATGCCT ACCGGCACCGAACGCCTGGTATGGGCTCAAGGCTCCCCAGCTACCCTCCGCGCAGTaagcaccaccatccgcgGCGTCCGCATCAACCTCGGCGCAGCCATCTGCTGGGAGAACTACATGCCTTTGGTTCGACAATCCCTCTACAGCCAAAACATCAACCTCTACCTCGCCCCCACCGCTGACGGGAGAGACACCTGGCTATCCCTGATGAGGACAGTAGCCATCGAAGGCCGCTGTTTCgtcatctcctccaacatggccgtcccccctccttccatcCCTCAACAAATTCCCAACAGCCACCcagactcctcctccgccatcctAACCGAAGAACCCGATCACGAAAACCCCCACGACGACCACacccccatcttctccgaccaccacccctcccccttcgcacccaaacaccacagcAACCGCCGGGCCTCATGCCTAACAGAAGAAGGCTTTGAGATCGCCCTCCCTCGTTCAAAatcccccagcacccccaccaccaccacaaccacacgccgcgccaccccctcccccacccgcacaaccacctcaacagtaaacaccctctccccctcctccaagcgCAGAACCTCAGTCTTCGACAAAGACGGCAACGAGATTGTGCTCTGCTGCAAAAAGCCTTCCCACGTTACCaactcccaaacccagcctATGGtccctcccgctcccaaaCTGACAAACTCCAGCAGCGGGGAATGGGTCTCCCGGGGTGGATCAAGCATAATCTCCCCCTTTGGAGAGGTCCTCTCCGGTCCCCAATGGGAGGATAACACCAGCCTCATCTGCACCGACGTCGACTTTGAGGATTGCATCAGGGGACGCCTGGACCTGGACACGGCGGGAAGTTACTCGAGGAATGATTCGTTCGAGTTTGGGGTCAGGGGCTTGGATTTGAGTCCTTTGCCCTATTGA
- a CDS encoding hypothetical protein (COG:K; EggNog:ENOG503Q4V7), which produces MADQHQHTQQQFAPPTYASLEVPFAPPVHRNALPETRIAEPGPKKKGKRKSNAAEGDANGTTDSPKEKKQRISRSCDQCHGKRMKCSGFKPCNNCTKRDRACTYDRPYIRGIAKTPPPPPADGQARNLAQPVDEFGREVRDRSWALRACDLCRTQKVSCSGKLPCENCFNSRVACTFKLRAKQRDSMPPGEGGEEGEGEGEASEAEADETELQENDSTEYGGTFAVRRIPLQDHENYMLTNRYADPETPPLAFLHKAWERMARYQKIPTSYGQEYGVPGDLVMPPSDQPFDTTLPLAFPESPAKWFEMLNAFQNGWTETFHFLHRPTVKSWLERVWKNWTANSPLEKDLGPAKATIALMCMSIGTMFYDRPWREAVRQKMWDRLWTLNMGDQLFLATIRLTDSEPGPPKLESIQARLLQVLYLLCTCRLSQAWYIFGNAVHMLTQLGLHRRRGRNRGLGRDMTVNPDYAKIQCERRTFWTAYIIDKEISLMCGRPCHFSNEAVDQEFPDPVNDEDMGPEGPFRPHLGDCYLEAGTEQAKLNQIIDKIMRDVYTFREIPDDWRLESATRLGNELEQWKEQLPFMMCHLKPSMLHTIFRRQSTLLTLAHCHAAILVYRPFMTAPYSADAEKKQAADSAVRKLLDAARIALNMCLALARDQEKRDKSHFQSIFFAHHVCFCAAAVIFLLPHIRTRQAMYGGTHFRGYGKMDSLLTETAEKAIGALLKQTNRYSPSRRWAIILEELRDEAARQVTGAGRTPAEQSQAQAQVAGQGQGGSDDADAQSPNEQLLEDALRAHWEADLARHALPNHPPVEVAEPPPPPLVYRLWDKWKTTDWIDLDSAAFGPISNFEPLTPPPPPPPPPAPQPAPQPGQQSANEPAQPPPQPAPQQGPVQNPVQ; this is translated from the exons atgGCCGATCAGCACCAACATACCCAGCAGCAGTTTGCTCCACCCACCTATGCCTCGCTTGAGGTGCCCTTTGCGCCCCCTGTCCACCGCAATGCCCTGCCAGAAACACGCATTGCCGAGCCTGgtccgaagaagaagggcaagcgAAAGTCCAACGCTGCCGAAGGAGATGCCAATGGGACGACAGACTctcccaaggaaaagaagcagCGCATCTCCCGCTCCTGTGATCAATGCCATGGCAAACGTATGAAATGCAGTGGCTTCAAGCCATGCAACAACTGCACCAAGCGCGACAGGGCGTGTACCTATGACAGACCCTATATCAGGGGCATTGCAaagacaccaccccctcctcccgccgaTGGCCAAGCCCGTAACCTCGCCCAGCCAGTTGACgagtttgggagggaagTCCGTGACAGAAGCTGGGCTCTACGTGCCTGTGATCTCTGTCGAACTCAAAAGGTGTCTTGCTCGGGCAAGCTACCATGCGAGAACTGCTTCAACAGCCGTGTTGCATGCACCTTCAAGCTACGTGCAAAACAACGAGACTCGATGCCACCgggcgagggcggtgaggaaggcgaaggcgagggtgaggCCTCAGAAGCAGAGGCTGATGAAACAGAGCTGCAGGAGAACGACTCTACTGAATATGGAGGTACATTCGCAGTCAGGCGCATTCCACTTCAGGATCACGAGAACTACATGCTCACAAATCGATATGCGGATCCCGAGACACCACCCCTGGCTTTTCTTCACAAAGcctgggagaggatggccCGCTACCAGAAAATACCCACTAGCTACGGACAAGAATATGGTGTTCCTGGCGACCTCGTCATGCCGCCTAGTGACCAGCCTTTCGACACTACGTTGCCGCTGGCTTTTCCTGAGAGTCCGGCCAAATGGTTCGAGATGCTCAACGCTTTTCAGAACGGCTGGACCGAGACCTTTCACTTTCTACACCGGCCCACCGTCAAGTCCTGGTTGGAAAGGGTATGGAAGAACTGGACTGCAAACTCACCCCTGGAGAAGGATCTCGGCCCGGCAAAAGCCACCATTGCGCTCATGTGCATGTCTATTGGCACAATGTTTTACGACCGACCATGGCGAGAAGCCGTTAGACAAAAGATGTGGGATCGTCTCTGGACGCTCAACATGGGAGACCAACTGTTCCTGGCAACCATTCGTCTCACAGACTCTGAGCCGGGCCCACCAAAGCTGGAATCCATCCAAGctcgtctcctccaagtcctGTATCTCCTTTGCACATGTCGGCTGAGCCAAGCTTGGTATATCTTTGGCAATGCCGTCCACATGCTGACTCAGCTCGGCCTCCATCGCAGACGAGGCCGAAATCGAGGCCTGGGTCGGGATATGACAGTCAACCCAGATTACGCAAAGATCCAGTGCGAGAGGCGCACGTTTTGGACCGCCTACATCATTGACAAGGAAATTTCGTTGATGTGTGGAAGGCCCTGCCATTTTTCCAATGAAGCAGTTGACCAGGAGTTCCCGGATCCTGTCAACGACGAAGATATGGGTCCCGAAGGCCCTTTCCGGCCACACCTGGGCGACTGTTACTTGGAGGCTGGCACTGAGCAGGCCAAGTTGAACCAGATCATCGATAAGATTATGCGAGACGTGTACACGTTTCGCGAGATACCCGATGactggaggttggagagcgCTACACGACTAGGGAACGAGTTGGAACAGTGGAAAGAGCAGCTACCCTTCATGATGTGCCATCTCAAGCCTTCCATGTTGCACACTATTTTCCGTCGACAGTCCACTCTCTTGACCCTGGCTCATTGCCACGCCGCCATTCTCGTCTATCGTCCGTTCATGACAGCACCATACTCGGCCGATGCCGAAAAGAAACAGGCTGCCGATTCTGCTGTGCGCAAACTGCTTGACGCCGCTCGTATAGCTTTGAATATGTGCCTCGCATTGGCTAGAGATCAGGAGAAGAGGGACAAGAGCCACTTCCAGTCCATTTTCTTCGCGCACCACGTCTGCTTCTGCGCAGCCGCCGTTattttccttctcccgcaCATCCGAACTCGGCAAGCCATGTACGGAGGCACTCACTTTAGGGGATACGGCAAGATGGACTCCTTACTCACCGAGACCGCAGAAAAGGCTATTGGCGCGCTCttgaaacaaacaaatcGCTATTCGCCCTCGCGTAGATGGGCCATCATCTTGGAAGAGCTTCGAGATGAGGCGGCTCGCCAAGTGACTGGGGCTGGACGAACGCCGGCGGAACAGAGTCAGGCCCAGGCTCAGGTTGCAGGGCAAGGCCAGGGGGGCAGTGATGATGCGGATGCCCAATCTCCCAATGAGCAACTCTTGGAAGATGCATTACGTGCCCATTGGGAAGCTGATTTGGCCCGTCATGCTCTCCCGAATCATCCACCTGTTGAAGTTGCTgaaccaccgcctcccccattGGTATACCGTCTGTGGGACAAATGGAAAACGACCGATTGGATTGATCTTGATTCTGCG GCGTTTGGGCCGATTTCCAATTTTGAGCCTCtaactcctcctcctcctcctcctcctcctccagcaccacagCCTGCACCTCAACCAGGACAGCAGTCAGCAAACGAGCCagcgcaaccaccaccccagccagCACCGCAACAAGGCCCCGTTCAGAACCCAGTTCAGTAA